ACCTGCAGCACACGGTAAAACTAAAATAGAATTTGTAAAAGATCGCCTAGCGGCAATGGGTGAGGATCATTAACTCTCACCCATTTCTTTAGCAATTTCTTGTACTTGGTCAAGTACTCTCATAAGGTTACCGCCCCATAATTTAGCAATATCTTCTTCAGTATAGCCACGTTCTACAAGTTCTAGGGTTACATTGAAGGTTTCAGAAGCATCGTTCCACCCCTCAATACCACCGCCACCATCAAAGTCAGAGCTGATACCAACGTAGTCAATGCCTATTAGCTTTACTATATAATCTATATGGTCTACGAAATCTGAAACATTTACTGCTTCAGGAGCGTAAGACTTGTTAGCAACTAATTCTTTTCCTATTTTTAAAACCTTTGGATAGTTTTCCATAAAGGCTTCTTTATCAGCGTCAGATAGGCTTGAGAACTGAGATCGCTCATACCAAGCTATATCTAAAGAATCAGCTACTTTTTCATAAATAGATTTCATGTAGGCAGCTCTAGCATCATGTTTTTCAGTATTTAAGTATGAGCTAAACGCAACGGTTTGTACTACGCCGCCATTTTCTTTCATCATCATTAACTGCTCATCATCTAAGTTTCGACTATGGTCACATAATGCTCTTGCAGATGAATGAGATGCTATTATTGGTGCTTTTGATAATGCTATCATTTGTTTCATAGCTTCTTTTGAAGGGTGAGAAACATCTATCATGATACCTAACTTATTCATTTCTACTACAGCTTCCTTGCCCAAATCGCTTAATCCGTTATGCAACCAAAAATCATCGGCTTCACCGGTATTAGAATCTGAAAATTGACTATGGCCATTATGAGCCAATGAAATATAACGGGCACCTAAATCATGGTAGGTTTTAAACTGCGTTAAATCTGTTCCGATCGGGTAGGCGTTTTCAACACCGATCATTGCAGCTTTTTTTCCAGCCCCAACAATTCGTTGTACATCCGCAGATGTTAACGCTAATTCTATTTCTTCAGGAGCAATATCTTCGCACAATTTATGGATAGCTTCAAATTTTGACATGGCGTTCTCCTTTGCCTTGGCATAACCTTCATCTGTCAACGTATCTTGTCCTGTATAAACGATGAGCCAAGTGACGTCTAAACCACCTTCTTTCATCTTAGGTAAATTAACTTGGTTATCTAACCTCTGACTGTAATTTACACTGTCTACAAAGTTTTTGACATTGATGTCATTATGTGTATCAATAGTAATAACAGCATCATGAATTCGATGTGCTTTTTCTAAGGTAGTTTCTTCAATTTTCTCTTTTTTTTCTCCGCAAGAGATTACGGTTATAGTACATAATAAATAGATGAACTGCTTCATGTAGTAAGTTTAGACCTACAATTTAAGTGTATTCACAACAAATAACCACTCTTAGAGAACATTTTATTGTTCTCGCAACTGTATTGATGCATTTTTAGATAAATATTAACAAAACCCCCATAAACTAAAGAATACCTATTTATGTCAATTTCAAAAACTAAGGATTTACTTGGTCAATTATCTCAACTAGAAAGAACAGTTAGCGAATTCTCTTTTGAAGAATTAAATGCTAATGAAGCTAAAGAGTTAAAAAGCTCTTTTAATATTTTTCGATCTAGTTTAGAAAGACATATTTATACACCTAAATCGGATCAAAGTGTTTCTGAAAAAACAGAGGTTCCTGCAATAGAAAATCAAGAGATTTCAGAAAAGCAGTTTATAACTCATGTTAGTCACGAAATTAGAACTCCGTTGAATAGTATAATTGGGTATGCAAATCTTTTAAAAGAAGAAAAGCTAACTCGTGGTCAACATAAAAAAGTAGATGCCATACAATTTGCATCAAATACACTTTTGAAACTGATCAATGAAGTTTTAGAATATTCTAAATTATCTTCTGGTAACAACAATTTTGAAACGGTAGATTTTAATCTACATAGTTTACTTAAAGATGTTATGTTCTTATGTGAAACATTGATTTTAGATCGCAAAATAGAGCTATTAATAGATATCGACGAGAACGTACCTAAAATTATTAAGGGGGATCCATCTAAGCTATCTCAAATACTACTTAACCTTTTAGGTAATTCAGTAAAGTTTGTACATCAAGGATTTATAAAATTAGAGGTTTTTACTAAAGAACAAATTAATAATGAATGTCTTATAGAATTTTCTGTTGCCGATACTGGTATTGGCATCTCTAGTGAAAAAATTAAGACCATATTCAACAGTTATACACAAGCAGAAAATGATACTTCTAAAAAATATGGTGGTACAGGACTTGGATTGACCATAACTAAAGAAATTATAGATAAGCTGAACGGCGAAATAGAAATTGATAGCACTATAGATAGCGGAACAACTGTTCGGTTTAGAATGCCTTATGCTATTGGTAACGCCACTACGGCTTCACGTAAATCTTTAAAGAAGGATACAAAAAAGAAGAATAGCGGATTATTAGCAGGTACTGAGATATTGATATTTGAAGATAATGAAATGAACCAACATTTAATTGTTGAGCAATTGACAAAATGGGGCTGTAAAGTTCATGTAGATGTTGATTTAGACAAAGGCTTGTACTTACTGTCTTCTAGAAAAATTGATCTTATTTTGATGGATTTAAAAATGCCAAATCAAAACGGATTTGAAGTGTCTAAAGAGATACGAAAACATAAAAACAAAAAAGTAAATTCAGTTCCAATTATTGCCTTTAGTGCAGATTTTACCGAGCAAGACAGTAAAGAATGTAAAGAAATAGGAATTAATGATTTTCTATTGAAACCCTATACCCTAGATGATTTAATGGCCACCATTGTAAAGAATAAAAAACTAAATACAAATACTGCAGATTTTGCCTCAATACTTCAAAAACCAATGATAGAATTAAAAGAAACCACGGTTGTAAATCTAGATAGTCTGATGAAAGATTGTTTCGGAGAAATTGATATGCTAAATGAATTAGTAAAGTTGTTCAAGTTGAACGCAATTGAGTTCATTGGTAATGTGAAAATTCATCTAAAGACTGAGAATTTAAAGGAAATTGCTTTATCTGCACATAAATTAAAAGCTGGTTTTGCAATGATAAAAGCTGACGGCATGCGAAAGTTAATTGTTGAGCTAGAGAATAGTTGTAAAACAAATCAACCTGAAAAAGTAAAAGAGTTGTATAAAATTTTCTTGACCGATTATCCATTATTAGAAGAGAATTTGAGCAATGAACTAGAAAAAATGAATAAAAAGTAAGATGGGAAAAAGTGTACTATTAGCAGATGACGACCAACTTTTAGCCTCTTTATTAAACTTTAGGCTAAAAAAAGGAGGCTATACAGTACATCATTCCGTTAACGGAAAAGAAGTAAAAGAGTATTTAGAAAATACAATGCCCGACATAATCGTGAGCGATATTATGATGCCATATTTTTCTGGTATTGAGCTTATAGATTATGTGCGAAATGAACTTAAATCAAATACACCTATAATTATTATATCATCGGCCGGTAATGAACAGAACGTTCTCACCGCTTTTGAATTAGGTGCAAATGATTTTATTACGAAACCAGTAAGTCCAACAGAATTATTAGTTAGAATAGCACGAGAAATAAATAAGTAAATAAGATAAAATTTGTTGATTCCCCCTAATCAAATCAAAATATCGATAATAACTGCACCAGAATTCAATTTAGAATATCTCTGGTGGCTGACTATACTGTTTTTTGTATTGTCTGTAATATATTTTATTGGTGTATTTATAATCAGAAATAGAATTACATCTACCAATAGTCGAACAAAAAATAAGAAGGTCGAGTTTTCCCCCATGATCAATGAATTTCTATTCTATGAAGATTCAAATACTAAGGAGGAAAAAATGAATTACTTAAATCTAAAAGTTCAGATTAGAGAATTGATTAAGAATAATTTCGATAGAGATGTTCTTACAGAGGTTTTGCTTGATTTACGAAAAGATTTATCTGGGCAGTCTCAAGCTGTTTTAATAGAACTTTATACTGATTTGGGACTACATCATGACGCTTATGAAAAATTAGGCAGCAGAAAATGGCAAGTAGTTTCTAGCGGAATAGTAGAATTGACCACGATGGAGGTTGATGAGTCGTATGGCTTAATTATAAAATTCATTAACCATAGGCAAAGTACCATTCGTAAACAGGCAGAAATTGCGGTAGTAAATCTTCGAGAAGAGGGTATTAAATATTTTCTAGATAATACCAAGTTTAAGATTGCTGAATGGCAACAATTGAAGTTGTTAGATGTACTTAGACATAAACCTAATTATAATCCGCCTCAATTCGCACTATGGTTGACTTCTACCAATACTCACGTGGTGTTGTTCTCCTTACGCTTGATCAAATATTATAGTCAGAACGGTGCTGAAGAATCTATTATAACGCTTTTAAAGCATAAGAACCGGGATATACAGGCAGAAGCTATTGAATGCATTAAAGATTTTTATTTTGTGAATGCTTTAATCACTTTAAAATTGGTGTATTCCAAGACTAGTCATGATATCAAAATAGCAATTTTAGATGCCATTGGTGAATTGGGTACAAAGGCAGAAGTCTCCTTCTTAGAAAATCTGCAATTAACAGAACGTAATTTTAATATCAAAAGCAAAGTAATAGGTACACTCAACAAAATTGATCCTGAAAGAGTTTTACCTACAAAGAATATTTCTAAGCCAGATTTTTATGATGTTAAATGGGATGATGCAATGCAAGAAGAAGAGCATGCAATAATTGACAATCATGAAGATATAGTACTACATAATGGTATTGCAGATGTTTCTACTGAGATAGATTCTGAACCTATACTTACTGACGAAACAAGCGAAATATCATCTTCCTTTGAAGAAGAAATAATATCTAAAGAAACTGAAGAGGTAATGAATGAAGAGTTTGTTAATGAAGAGCACACTGAATTTGAAGCAGAATTGCAACAAAATGGTACAGAGAAGGTCAGCTCTTTAGAAGATATCGATTTAAGTTTTTTACCTCATATTAAAGAGGAAGAAGCATTAGAGGAAAGACTAGAAAAAACTGGGGTAGTTGTAGACAATGAGCAAGAACAAGATGTAGAAGAAGAATTTACTTTTAGTTTTCTGCCATTTGTGGTAGAAGAAGATGTTATTGAAGAAGTAACCACTTCTTATGATGATGACGATTTTAAACCATTGTTTGAATTAGACAATGAATTAATGGGAGAAGTACAAGAAGAAAGTGCTGTTAACCCTCTAGATAATGCTTCTACGAATTTAACTCATGATTTTGATTGGACTACTTTAAATTCAGAAAACGAAGAGCGGAATAAAAAAGTCGTTGTTAGTGTAACCGATTCGGCTGAACCTCTTATTTCTTTTGAAAACGATAATGTTTCATTCGCGGCAAACTTTATGCCTCAAGAAGAGCTTGATGCAATGGTAATGTTAGAAAATATTTCTGAACTGGGTGACTGTCGCGAACTCATATTACTATATCAAATTATAGAAAAAAATAGTTCTAAAGTGGTTATTGAAAGAGCGAATGAATTAATTCAGAAATTCTCTTATCAATCACCACGACCTAATGAGTTGTTTTCAGATGATAATGACCTTTCAGAAAGTGTATTTACCGACATTTATAATCTAGCCGATTATGAGACTAAACTTATGCTTATTGGTGAAATAAAAAAGGTAGGTGACGAGAAAGAAATTGATTTATTGGAAAGCGTTATTCAATCTGAATCAAAAAAACTTGTAAAAAAGGCCACCGAGGCTTTAGAATTTATAAAGTCGCAGTTATTAGAACTTGATGATAAACCTAGTAGCACTTCAGACGAAGATTCTATTTTAGATGTTGCTTTTGAGTTAGAATCAAATAATTCTATAAAATATAAGGGAACAGTTTCAAACGAAAATGGTTCTACCTTATTTGATCAGTTATGTTCCATGTCTAACTCCTTATACAGAAAAAAGGATGGATAGTGAACTATTTGGTGTGGTATTGGAATACATCAATTTTGTATTCTTTGTTTTTACCTTAATTCTGTTTGTACTGTTTTCATTAATGGCGTATTTCTCTACAAAGAACTCTCTTCATTATAGAAATAAAAACAGCTTTACAGATATCACCAAAATAATGGCTTCACCTTTGGCGCCAACAATCACTATTATAGCTCCTGCTTATAATGAGGGGTTAACCATTGTAGAAAACATTCGTTCGTTATTATCACTTCAATATGTCAATTATGATGTAATGGTGGTAAACGATGGTAGTAAAGATGATACTTTACAAAAATTAATAGATTCTTACGACTTAGAGAAAATTGATGTTGAAATGGATCCCGACTGGAAATCTAAACCAGTTCGCGGTATCTATAAATCAAAAAATAGGGCTTTTGAAAAGCTTACCGTTGTAGATAAAATGAACGGTGGTAAGTCTGATGCTTTAAATGCCGGTGTTTCTTTATCTACCAGTAAATATGTTGGTTGTATTGATGTAGACTGTCTTTTACAACCAGATGCTTTATTACACGTTGTCAAATCATTTTTTCAAAGATCTAAGAAAAGAGTGATTGCGGTGGGCGGCGTAATTCGTGTAGCCAACTCTTGTATTATACAAGGTGGTCAGCTTGAAGAAATTAGACTGCCTACAAATTGGTTGGCTAGATTTCAACTTTTAGAGTATACCCGTTCCTTCATTTTAGGTAGAATGGCGTGGGGTAGAATTGATAGCCTTCTTATTATTTCTGGTGCTTTTGGTTTTTTTGAACGTGAAATTGCATTAGCGGTGGGTGGGTATGATACCGACACTGTTGGTGAAGACATGGAAATTGTCTTTAAGATGCGTCGGTATATGCATGATAGAAAAGAACCGTATACGATAGAATATATTCCTGATCCATTGTGCTGGACCGAGGTTCCTGAAGATCTTAATATTCTTGTAAACCAAAGAGACCGTTGGGCTCGTGGTAACTTAGAAACATTGTTCAAGCATAAAGACATGTTGTTCAATTCTAAATATGG
Above is a window of Maribacter aquivivus DNA encoding:
- a CDS encoding dipeptidase, whose translation is MKQFIYLLCTITVISCGEKKEKIEETTLEKAHRIHDAVITIDTHNDINVKNFVDSVNYSQRLDNQVNLPKMKEGGLDVTWLIVYTGQDTLTDEGYAKAKENAMSKFEAIHKLCEDIAPEEIELALTSADVQRIVGAGKKAAMIGVENAYPIGTDLTQFKTYHDLGARYISLAHNGHSQFSDSNTGEADDFWLHNGLSDLGKEAVVEMNKLGIMIDVSHPSKEAMKQMIALSKAPIIASHSSARALCDHSRNLDDEQLMMMKENGGVVQTVAFSSYLNTEKHDARAAYMKSIYEKVADSLDIAWYERSQFSSLSDADKEAFMENYPKVLKIGKELVANKSYAPEAVNVSDFVDHIDYIVKLIGIDYVGISSDFDGGGGIEGWNDASETFNVTLELVERGYTEEDIAKLWGGNLMRVLDQVQEIAKEMGES
- a CDS encoding ATP-binding protein, encoding MSISKTKDLLGQLSQLERTVSEFSFEELNANEAKELKSSFNIFRSSLERHIYTPKSDQSVSEKTEVPAIENQEISEKQFITHVSHEIRTPLNSIIGYANLLKEEKLTRGQHKKVDAIQFASNTLLKLINEVLEYSKLSSGNNNFETVDFNLHSLLKDVMFLCETLILDRKIELLIDIDENVPKIIKGDPSKLSQILLNLLGNSVKFVHQGFIKLEVFTKEQINNECLIEFSVADTGIGISSEKIKTIFNSYTQAENDTSKKYGGTGLGLTITKEIIDKLNGEIEIDSTIDSGTTVRFRMPYAIGNATTASRKSLKKDTKKKNSGLLAGTEILIFEDNEMNQHLIVEQLTKWGCKVHVDVDLDKGLYLLSSRKIDLILMDLKMPNQNGFEVSKEIRKHKNKKVNSVPIIAFSADFTEQDSKECKEIGINDFLLKPYTLDDLMATIVKNKKLNTNTADFASILQKPMIELKETTVVNLDSLMKDCFGEIDMLNELVKLFKLNAIEFIGNVKIHLKTENLKEIALSAHKLKAGFAMIKADGMRKLIVELENSCKTNQPEKVKELYKIFLTDYPLLEENLSNELEKMNKK
- a CDS encoding response regulator transcription factor, whose product is MGKSVLLADDDQLLASLLNFRLKKGGYTVHHSVNGKEVKEYLENTMPDIIVSDIMMPYFSGIELIDYVRNELKSNTPIIIISSAGNEQNVLTAFELGANDFITKPVSPTELLVRIAREINK
- a CDS encoding HEAT repeat domain-containing protein, coding for MNYLNLKVQIRELIKNNFDRDVLTEVLLDLRKDLSGQSQAVLIELYTDLGLHHDAYEKLGSRKWQVVSSGIVELTTMEVDESYGLIIKFINHRQSTIRKQAEIAVVNLREEGIKYFLDNTKFKIAEWQQLKLLDVLRHKPNYNPPQFALWLTSTNTHVVLFSLRLIKYYSQNGAEESIITLLKHKNRDIQAEAIECIKDFYFVNALITLKLVYSKTSHDIKIAILDAIGELGTKAEVSFLENLQLTERNFNIKSKVIGTLNKIDPERVLPTKNISKPDFYDVKWDDAMQEEEHAIIDNHEDIVLHNGIADVSTEIDSEPILTDETSEISSSFEEEIISKETEEVMNEEFVNEEHTEFEAELQQNGTEKVSSLEDIDLSFLPHIKEEEALEERLEKTGVVVDNEQEQDVEEEFTFSFLPFVVEEDVIEEVTTSYDDDDFKPLFELDNELMGEVQEESAVNPLDNASTNLTHDFDWTTLNSENEERNKKVVVSVTDSAEPLISFENDNVSFAANFMPQEELDAMVMLENISELGDCRELILLYQIIEKNSSKVVIERANELIQKFSYQSPRPNELFSDDNDLSESVFTDIYNLADYETKLMLIGEIKKVGDEKEIDLLESVIQSESKKLVKKATEALEFIKSQLLELDDKPSSTSDEDSILDVAFELESNNSIKYKGTVSNENGSTLFDQLCSMSNSLYRKKDG
- a CDS encoding glycosyltransferase family 2 protein, which produces MDSELFGVVLEYINFVFFVFTLILFVLFSLMAYFSTKNSLHYRNKNSFTDITKIMASPLAPTITIIAPAYNEGLTIVENIRSLLSLQYVNYDVMVVNDGSKDDTLQKLIDSYDLEKIDVEMDPDWKSKPVRGIYKSKNRAFEKLTVVDKMNGGKSDALNAGVSLSTSKYVGCIDVDCLLQPDALLHVVKSFFQRSKKRVIAVGGVIRVANSCIIQGGQLEEIRLPTNWLARFQLLEYTRSFILGRMAWGRIDSLLIISGAFGFFEREIALAVGGYDTDTVGEDMEIVFKMRRYMHDRKEPYTIEYIPDPLCWTEVPEDLNILVNQRDRWARGNLETLFKHKDMLFNSKYGRLGLLSYPYWFFYEWLSPLLEFFGFFTILLFAYLGILNWEFFFMITLAIFLFSIMISFYAILWDVYSYNQYRKTKDILILMGLAILEPFIFHPIVVYAAVRGNYKKLFKIKSGWGSQVRKGFAKAS